A genomic window from Acinetobacter chinensis includes:
- a CDS encoding DUF2789 family protein, with translation MFDEQPTLKLLFDQLGLDSEPASINSFVETHQLPEGVMMHEADFWTDSQRDFLVSHWQKDDNWSLVIDELSELLSTDAQK, from the coding sequence ATGTTTGATGAACAGCCGACACTCAAATTATTGTTCGATCAGCTGGGACTGGACTCTGAGCCAGCCTCAATCAATTCATTTGTTGAAACACACCAGCTGCCAGAAGGTGTCATGATGCATGAAGCTGATTTCTGGACGGATTCACAGCGTGATTTTCTGGTGAGTCACTGGCAGAAAGATGATAACTGGTCTTTGGTCATTGATGAGCTGAGTGAATTGCTGAGTACTGATGCACAAAAGTAA